Proteins from a genomic interval of Quercus lobata isolate SW786 chromosome 11, ValleyOak3.0 Primary Assembly, whole genome shotgun sequence:
- the LOC115968156 gene encoding putative glucose-6-phosphate 1-epimerase, protein MSSEKVLSSASASASAPLASPHAELCRGINGLDKVVLRDPRGSSAEVYLYGAHVTSWKNDHGEELLFVSSKAIFKPPKAIRGGIPICFPQFSNIGSLEQHGFARNRLWTIDADPPPFSTTSSSKTFVDLILKPSEEDMKIWAHSFEFRLRVALGPGGDLLLTSRIRNTSVDGKPFSFTFAYHTYFSVSDISEVRVEGLETLDYLDNLQNRERFTEQGDAITFESEVDKIYLSTPTKIAILDHEKKRTFVLRKDGLPDAVVWNPWDKKAKAMVDFGDEEYKHMLCVEAAAVEKPITLKAGEEWKGRQELSAVPSSYCSGQLDPQKVLHGS, encoded by the exons ATGAGTAGCGAAAAGGTTCTCTCTTCAGCTTCAGCCTCGGCCTCTGCTCCTTTGGCTTCTCCTCACGCTGAGCTTTGCAGAGGCATCAATGGCCTCGACAAGGTCGTTCTCCGCGATCCGCGTGGAAGCTCCGCCGAG GTGTATTTATATGGGGCTCATGTGACATCTTGGAAGAATGACCATGGGGAGGAGTTGCTTTTTGTCAGTAGTAAg GCTATATTTAAGCCCCCAAAAGCAATACGTGGAGGAATTCCAATATGCTTTCCTCAA TTTAGCAACATTGGTTCTCTAGAGCAGCATGGATTTGCAAGAAACAGGTTGTGGACAATTGACGCCGACCCACCTCCTTTTTCAACTACTTCTTCCAGTAAGACTTTTGTTGATTTAATCCTTAAGCCCTCTGAAGAAGATATGAAGATCTGGGCTCATAG TTTTGAGTTTCGTCTGAGGGTAGCACTGGGCCCTGGAGGAGATCTGCTGTTGACATCTCGCATCAGGAATACCAGTGTTGATGGAAAGCCATTCTCATTCACATTTGCTTATCACACCTATTTCTCTGTTTCAGATATCAG TGAAGTTCGTGTAGAAGGACTGGAGACTTTGGATTATCTTGACAACTTGCAGAATAGGGAGCGTTTTACTGAACAAGGGGATGCTATAACATTTGAATCAGAA GTGGACAAGATATATCTTAGCACTCCTACAAAGATTGCAATTCTGGATCATGAAAAAAAGAGGACATTTGTTCTACGCAAAGATGGACTTCCAGATGCTG TGGTTTGGAATCCCTGGGATAAGAAGGCAAAGGCTATGGTTGATTTTGGAGATGAAGAGTACAAGCATATGCTGTGTGTGGAGGCTGCTGCTGTTGAGAAACCTATCACACTGAAAGCTGGTGAGGAGTGGAAAGGAAGGCAGGAGCTTTCTGCTGTTCCTTCCAGTTACTGTAGTGGGCAACTCGATCCTCAGAAGGTTCTCCACGGAAGCTGA
- the LOC115967741 gene encoding peroxidase 45-like, which translates to MESRSAILLSFSLLALLLTTTSAQLRRDFYKNTCPNVESLVRSAVTKKFQQTFVTAPATLRLFFHDCFVRGCDASVLIASPSEKDHPDDLSLAGDGFDTVVKAKAAVDRDSRCTNKVSCADILALATRDVVVLAGGPSYTVELGRRDGRISTAASVQRHLPHPDFNLDQLNSMFSSNGLTQTDMIALSGAHTIGFSHCGRFSNRIYNFSPKSRIDPTLNSAYALQLRQMCPINVDPRIAINMDPTTPNRFDNAYYKNLQQGKGLFGSDEILFTDTRSKSTVNLFASNNGAFQQAFVTAITKLGRVGVNTGNQGEIRRDCTRIN; encoded by the exons ATGGAATCTCGCAGTGCCATTCTTTTGTCATTTTCGCTTCTTGCTCTCCTTCTAACCACTACTTCAGCTCAACTTAGAAGGGATTTCTACAAGAACACATGCCCAAATGTTGAATCATTAGTCCGCTCAGCTGTCACAAAGAAGTTCCAGCAGACCTTTGTTACTGCCCCAGCAACTCTTCGACTCTTTTTCCACGATTGCTTTGTTCGG GGATGTGATGCTTCAGTGTTGATTGCCTCACCATCAGAGAAGGATCACCCTGATGACCTTTCTCTTGCTGGTGATGGATTTGACACTGTAGTCAAGGCTAAGGCAGCTGTTGATAGGGATTCTCGGTGCACAAACAAAGTTTCTTGTGCTGATATACTAGCTCTTGCCACTAGAGATGTGGTAGTATTG GCAGGGGGGCCATCATACACAGTCGAATTGGGGAGGCGTGATGGGAGGATATCTACTGCTGCCAGTGTTCAAAGGCATCTTCCTCATCCAGATTTCAATTTAGACCAGCTCAATTCCATGTTTAGCTCAAATGGTCTTACCCAGACAGATATGATTGCCTTATCAG GTGCGCACACAATTGGGTTCTCTCATTGCGGCCGTTTCTCCAATCGAATCTACAACTTCAGTCCGAAAAGCCGGATTGACCCGACACTAAATTCAGCTTACGCTTTGCAACTTAGACAGATGTGTCCGATAAACGTTGATCCTAGAATTGCCATTAATATGGACCCAACCACACCTAATAGATTCGACAATGCTTACTACAAAAACCTTCAGCAAGGAAAGGGTCTCTTCGGCTCTGATGAGATATTGTTTACAGATACAAGATCAAAGTCCACTGTTAACTTGTTTGCATCAAACAATGGAGCTTTTCAACAGGCCTTTGTAACTGCAATAACCAAACTAGGCCGAGTAGGGGTTAATACTGGAAATCAAGGTGAAATTCGTCGCGATTGCACTCGAATTAACTAG